The Neomonachus schauinslandi chromosome 4, ASM220157v2, whole genome shotgun sequence genome includes a region encoding these proteins:
- the DRAM2 gene encoding DNA damage-regulated autophagy modulator protein 2 isoform X1 — MWWFQQGLSFLPSALVIWTAAAFIFSYITAITLHHVDPALPYISDTGTVAPEKCLFGAMLNIAAVLCIATIYVRYKQVHALNPEESRIIKLNKAGLVLGLLSCFGLSVVANFQKTAFFVVHVCGAVLTFGMGSLYMFVQTILSYQMQPKIHGKQVFWIRLLVVIWCGVSAFSMLTCSSLLYSGNFGTDIVQKLHWNPEDRGYVLHMVTTAAEWSMSFSFFGFFLTYIRDFQKISLRVEANLHGLTLYDTAPCPVNNERTRLLSRDL, encoded by the exons ATGTGGTGGTTTCAGcaaggtctcagtttcctcccttCTGCCCTAGTAATTTGGACAGCTGCTGCTTTCATATTTTCGTACATTACGGCCATAACACTTCACCATGTTGACCCTGCTCTGCCTTATATCAG tgacaCTGGTACAGTAGCTCCAGAAAAATGCTTGTTTGGGGCAATGTTAAATATTGCCGCAGTTTTGT GCATTGCTACCATTTATGTTCGTTACAAGCAAGTTCATGCCCTGAATCCTGAAGAGAGTCGTATCATCAAATTAAACAAGGCTGGCCTTGTACTTGGGTTACTGAGTTGTTTTGGACTTTCTGTTGTGGCAAACTTCCAG AAAACAGCCTTTTTTGTTGTGCATGTATGTGGAGCTGTGCTCACCTTTGGTATGGGCTCGTTATACATGTTCGTTCAGACCATCCTTTCCTACCAAATGCAGCCCAAAATTCATGGCAAACAAGTCTTCTGGATCAGACTACTGGTGGTTATCTGGTGTGGAGTAAGTGCATTTAGCA TGCTGACTTGCTCATCCCTTTTGTACAGTGGGAATTTCGGCACAGATATCGTACAGAAACTCCATTGGAACCCCGAGGACAGA GGTTATGTGCTTCACATGGTCACCACTGCAGCAGAATGGTCtatgtctttctccttctttggTTTTTTCCTGACTTACATCCGTGATTTTCAG AAAATTTCTTTACGAGTGGAAGCCAATTTACATGGATTAACTCTCTATGACACTGCCCCTTGCCCTGTGAACAATGAACGAACACGGCTACTTTCCAGAGATTtatga
- the DRAM2 gene encoding DNA damage-regulated autophagy modulator protein 2 isoform X2 produces MGSLYMFVQTILSYQMQPKIHGKQVFWIRLLVVIWCGVSAFSMLTCSSLLYSGNFGTDIVQKLHWNPEDRGYVLHMVTTAAEWSMSFSFFGFFLTYIRDFQKISLRVEANLHGLTLYDTAPCPVNNERTRLLSRDL; encoded by the exons ATGGGCTCGTTATACATGTTCGTTCAGACCATCCTTTCCTACCAAATGCAGCCCAAAATTCATGGCAAACAAGTCTTCTGGATCAGACTACTGGTGGTTATCTGGTGTGGAGTAAGTGCATTTAGCA TGCTGACTTGCTCATCCCTTTTGTACAGTGGGAATTTCGGCACAGATATCGTACAGAAACTCCATTGGAACCCCGAGGACAGA GGTTATGTGCTTCACATGGTCACCACTGCAGCAGAATGGTCtatgtctttctccttctttggTTTTTTCCTGACTTACATCCGTGATTTTCAG AAAATTTCTTTACGAGTGGAAGCCAATTTACATGGATTAACTCTCTATGACACTGCCCCTTGCCCTGTGAACAATGAACGAACACGGCTACTTTCCAGAGATTtatga